A region from the Gallus gallus isolate bGalGal1 chromosome 25, bGalGal1.mat.broiler.GRCg7b, whole genome shotgun sequence genome encodes:
- the LOC121107588 gene encoding uncharacterized protein LOC121107588 isoform X2 has protein sequence MFNLCKLCITNFNIGCNCIKRKKKKKEKKRKKKKKACISILRESSIKWKIFSYRWLCGVFFGTSPLRLQCLPLPFPSPPIAPCPTVMALDVSLTDLHCEGSDHCWLCSAPGRGTALVGSCGRLVHVDGCGSAELWQVGTRGWMWQCRAVAGWYTWMDVAVQSCGRLVHVDGCGSAELWQVGTRGWMWQCRAVAGWYTWMDVAVQSCGRLVHVDGCGSAELWQVGTCLDSDRTRGNGLQLRQVRLGWVLGGSFSPRGGDALNRLPKEGWMPHPCRHSRPGWMRLWAAWAAGWCPCTQQGVGADGHCGPFQPRPCYESMIIWVLMVPLRVLTAPYKSL, from the exons ATGTTTAATCTTTGTAAATTATGTATTACCAATTTTAACATTGGATGTAATtgcataaaaagaaagaagaagaaaaaagaaaaaaaaagaaaaaaaaaaaaaaaagcctgcatcTCAATCCTGAGAgagtctagtattaaatggaaAATCTTTTCCTATCGATGGCTTTGTGGGGTGTTCTTTGGCACGTCCCCCCTCCGCCTGCAGtgcctcccccttcccttcccctccccccccatcgCGCCGTGCCCCACAGTAATGGCTCTGGATGTGTCTCTTACAGATCTGCACTGCGAGGGCAGCGatcactgctggctgtgctcagccccaggcAGAGGGACAGCGTTGGTAGGCAGCTGTGGCAGGTTGGTACACGTGGATGGATgtggcagtgcagagctgtggcaggTTGGTACACGTGGATGGATgtggcagtgcagagctgtggcaggTTGGTACACGTGGATGGATgtggcagtgcagagctgtggcaggTTGGTACACGTGGATGGATgtggcagtgcagagctgtggcaggTTGGTACACGTGGATGGATgtggcagtgcagagctgtggcaggTTGGTACACGTGGATGGATgtggcagtgcagagctgtggcag gTTGGTACACGTGGATGGATgtggcagtgcagagctgtggcaggTTGGTACGTGTttggatagcgataggacaagggggaatgggcTTCAACTGAGGCAGGTGAGGTTAGGTTGggtgttaggaggaagtttttcacccagaggtggtgacgcactgaacaggttgcccaaggaggggtggatgccccatccctgcaggcattccaggccaggctggatgcggctctgggcagcctgggctgctggttggtgtccctgcacacagcagggggttggagctgatggtcattgtggtccttttcaacccaggccatgctatgaGTCAATGATTATATGGGTCCTAATGGTGCCCTTACGGGTCCTAACAGCACCCTACAAGTCCTTATAG
- the RUSC1 gene encoding LOW QUALITY PROTEIN: AP-4 complex accessory subunit RUSC1 isoform X1 (The sequence of the model RefSeq protein was modified relative to this genomic sequence to represent the inferred CDS: deleted 1 base in 1 codon) → MLAPKKGLLCNLNHIHLQHISLGLHLSRHPELQDTAGSGDQKRCSSCRESCEQVDANSNSPSLKCHCCESHAELPLTLGLQNQAAPAVDLPRLQDGEEVVSPSDPPSTSSSVSSCSDFSLDESPVSVYYRGFSAEGSQSPTEPPGAVPAEDAHDGRLLPATGGERDADLNPAAPQGEQNLTGDSPDSLCSSSSLDSQYDETSPGAAVRQNADGSVDLDPNCNPLPDPAVAPAVPCCWEQSPSGAPEPRPRLSAVPPPRPTAAQRRLQLLNGHGAERPALPARPAAPEPSAELCRDAAKKNITSFHELAQKRKKIPSGPAPIPARVDRSDWLIVFSPDTELPPHNDLLPSTAGRDPTQPQQDWGVRPPGSVQREVTTFKELRYRSASNKPKAQPAAPQRPPKPPGGSDGSSWVSPAAPGGRLPAPPENHQARRRPRPALQPIAEGRPRDAELPLQSRPGERSGCERRTWRSGGSGGDPRGSGEAEHGEEAHQEAAAQETEEVRRVWGCPPPPPPPGPLRPPFSPFLSPSDPQGKALGGPRVPPVPALPSPLPSALPLPAVSGSMSELPPPGPGPGPASRRGGFALGPPQPRSLPGEAARSGPEAPALPAARPSPPAAGAPGAAQPHGDGPEGRRGALAEQKKALLIAVSTAVDKVIAHFSSARNVVQKAQLGDSWLSPDVGYLLLHTLCPALYGLVEDGLKPFQKDVITGQRRNSPWSVVEASVKTGPNTRSLHNLCWRVAGLAPLSSTRQKFHAFILGLLNTKQLEQWVSHLHNSPGVVSMLYFPTAFFALSQGPLPHLADELLLLIQPLSVLTFHLDLLFEHHHLSVDVRPLSRRMESPPSPTPRFAQGAAQPLEGQSGTAGVSLEDELPPDTLGRAPAAEESPRSPCQAAVRSPLPGPQVGAALQQTFQHVLRWGDQLSRAFLGADSSPGAVRPEAGPWDTGAGPSSWWAQLSQASRIYTAPSKERFPFIWWTKLRTAAGDSSPGQVAQTPLREPKGTELQLLQTKAIPELSSPNSSGSADTSGTSSPEDLVLLTGTPLPPAGPAAGEKPPAASPQPGAGRSQAAPPDPGPCSPGPDRGSWLGRLFGASSPSARSSPPSPDAISVRSRRPSRWLSPSSHVLAVVVKGLAAEKSRAPEQPERKLPDLPQTHRAVRALCDHTGAADGHLSFQKGDVLQLLSTVDEDWIRCCHGNRTGLVPVGYTSLIL, encoded by the exons ATGCTGGCCCCGAAGAAAGGGCTGCTGTGCAACCTCAACCACATCCACCTGCAGCACATCTCCCTGGGGCTGCACCTCTCCCGGCACCCGGAGCTCCAGGACACGGCGGGGAGCGGGGACCAGAAGCGCTGCAGCAGCTGTCGGGAGAGCTGTGAGCAGGTGGACGCCAATTCCAACAGTCCCTCCTTGAAATGCCACTGCTGCGAATCCCACGCCGAGCTGCCCCTGACGCTGGGCCTGCAGAACCAGGCGGCTCCGGCGGTGGATTTGCCCCGCCTGCAGGATGGGGAGGAGGTGGTTTCCCCCTCTGATCCGCCTTCCACCTCCTCGTCGGTCAGCAGCTGCTCGGATTTCAGCCTGGATGAGTCGCCGGTGTCTGTGTACTACAGAGGGTTCTCGGCAGAAGGGTCCCAATCCCCCACAGAGCCGCCCGGCGCCGTTCCCGCAGAAGATGCCCACGACGGACGGCTGCTGCCCGCGACGGGCGGCGAAAGGGACGCCGACCTCAACCCGGCAGCGCCGCAGGGAGAGCAGAACCTCACCGGAGACAGCCCCGAcagcctctgcagcagcagctcgcTCGACTCACAGTACGACGAAACCTCTCCCGGCGCAGCCGTGCGGCAGAACGCAGACGGCTCCGTCGACCTCGACCCCAACTGCAACCCCCTGCCCGACCCCGCTGTGGCACCGGCCGTgccgtgctgctgggagcagagcccgAGCGGCGCTCCCGAACCGCGGCCGAGGCTGAGcgccgtcccccccccccgtcccacCGCGGCCCAA aggcggctgcagctcctcaacGGGCACGGAGCAGAGCGGCCAGCCCTGCCCGCGAGGCCGGCAGCGCCCGAGcccagcgctgagctctgcagagatgcGGCCAAGAAGAACATCACCTCCTTCCACGAGCTCGcccagaagaggaagaagatcCCCTCCGGGCCCGCTCCCATCCCAGCCAGGGTGGACCGAAGCGACTGGCTGATCGTTTTCTCGCCCGACACGGAGCTGCCGCCCCACAACGACCTCCTGCCCAGCACCGCAGGCCGGGACCCAACGCAGCCCCAGCAGGACTGGGGGGTGAGGCCTCCCGGCTCCGTGCAGAGAGAGGTCACCACGTTCAAAGAGCTGCGCTACCGCAGTGCCTCCAACAAACCCAAGGCTCAACcggcggccccgcagcgcccacCCAAACCCCCGGGGGGGTCGGACGGCTCCAGCTGGGTGTCACCCGCAGCGCCGGGGGGACGCCTGCCAGCACCCCCCGAGAACCACCAGGCACGGAGGAGACCCCGACCCGCACTGCAGCCCATCGCAGAGGGGCGGCCGCgggatgcagagctgccccTGCAGAGCCGCCCCGGGGAGCGCTCCGGCTGTGAGAGGCGGACCTGGAGGAGCGGGGGGTCCGGTGGGGACCCCCGGGGGTCGGGAGAGGCTGAGCACGGAGAGGAGGCGCATCAGGAGG CGGCTGCTCAGGAAACAGAGGAGGTGCGCAGGGtctggggctgccccccaccccccccaccccccggccCCCTTCGTCCTCCGTTCTCCCCGTTCCTCTCCCCGTCCGACCCGCAGGGAAAGGCCCTGGGCGGGCCCCGAGTGCCGCCGGTCCCGGCCCtgccctccccgctcccctccgCCCTTCCCCTCCCCGCGGTCTCCGGCTCCATGAGCGAACtgcccccgcccggccccggccctgGCCCCGCTTCCCGGCGCGGTGGGTTCGCCCTCGGCCcgccgcagccccgctccctcccGGGCGaggcggcgcggagcggcccTGAAGCCCCGGCCCTTCCCGCAGCCCGGCCCTCCCCACCCGCCGCCGGAGCTCCGGGCGCAGCGCAGCCCCACGGGGACGGCCCGGAGGGACGGCGCGGTGCTCTGGCGGAGCAGAAGAAAG CTCTGCTGATTGCTGTCAGCACCGCCGTGGATAAAGTCATCGCCCACTTCAGCTCTGCACGGAACGTGGTGCAGAAG GCTCAGCTGGGGGACAGCTGGCTCAGCCCTGATGTGGGCTACCTGCTGCTGCACACCCTGTGCCCCGCGCTCTATGGTCTGGTGGAAGACGGGCTGAAGCCCTTCCAGAAGGATGTCATCACGGGACAGAGGAGGAATTCCCCCTGGAGTGTGGTGGAAGCCTCCGTGAAGACAG GCCCCAACACCCGCTCTCTCCACAACCTGTGCTGGCGCGTGGCTGGGCTGGCCcctctcagcagcaccaggcagaaGTTTCATGCCTTTATCCTCGGCCTTTTGAA tACAAAGCAGCTGGAGCAGTGGGTCTCACACCTGCACAATAGCCCAG GTGTCGTCTCCATGCTGTATTTTCCTACGGCTTTCTTTGCTCTGAGCCAAGGCCCTCTCCCCCATCTTGCTGAcgaactgctgctgctcatccaGCCCCTCTCGGTGCTGACCTTCCACCTCGACTTGCTCTTCGAGCACCATCACCTCTCCGTGGACGTGAGGCCTTTGTCACGTCGGATGGAGTCACCCCCATCTCCCACCCCTCGCTTTGCTCAGGGGGCTGCGCAGCCGCTGGAGGGCCAAAGCGGCACCGCGGGGGTCAGCCTGGAAGACGAGCTGCCCCCCGATACTCTGGGGAGGGCacctgcagcagaggagagccCACGGTCCCCGTGCCAAGCAGCTGTGCGCAGCCCACTGCCCGGCCCACAGGTgggggctgccctgcagcagacCTTCCAGCACGTGCTGCGCTGGGGCGACCAGCTCAGCCGTGCTTTCCTGGGAGCTGACAGCTCCCCAGGGGCTGTCAGGCCCGAGGCAGGCCCTTGGGATACAGGGGCTGGCCCCAGCAGCTGGTGGGCTCAGCTGAGCCAGGCCTCCAGGATTTACACTGCTCCCAGCAAGGAAAGGTTCCCCTTCATCTGGTGGACAAAGCTGCGGACGGCTGCGGGGGATTCCAGCCCTGGCCAGGTGGCTCAAACCCCTCTGAGAGAGCCTaaaggcactgagctgcagctgcttcagacCAAAGCTATCCCTGAACTCTCCAGTCCGAACTCCAGCGGCAGCGCTGACACCTCCGGGACCTCTTCCCCTGAAGACCTCGTCCTGCTTACTGGAACACCCCTCCCACCAGCCGGtccagctgctggagagaaacCCCCGGCTGCTTCCCCACAGCCTGGTGCAGGCAGGAGCCAGGCAGCACCCCCTGACCCAGGGCCCTGCAGCCCTGGCCCTGACAGGGGCAGCTGGCTGGGCCGACTCTTTGGAgccagcagcccctctgccaggagctcccctcccagccccgaCGCCATCTCAGTGAGATCCAG GAGACCCTCCAGGTGGCTGTCGCCCAGCTCACACGTCCTGGCTGTGGTGGTGAAGGGGCTGGCAGCCGAGAAGAGCCGTGCCCCAGAACAGCCTGAGAGGAAGCTGCCCGACTTGCCGCAGACCCACAG AGCGGTCCGGGCGCTGTGTGACCACACGGGTGCTGCTGACGGTCACCTGAGCTTCCAAAAAGGGGatgttctgcagctgctctccaccGTGGATGAAGATTGGATCCGCTGCTGCCATGGAAACCGCACTGGCCTAGTTCCTGTGGGCTACACGTCTCTGAttttgtga
- the LOC121107588 gene encoding uncharacterized protein LOC121107588 isoform X1 encodes MFNLCKLCITNFNIGCNCIKRKKKKKEKKRKKKKKACISILRESSIKWKIFSYRWLCGVFFGTSPLRLQCLPLPFPSPPIAPCPTVMALDVSLTDLHCEGSDHCWLCSAPGRGTALVGSCGRLVHVDGCGSAELWQVGTRGWMWQCRAVAGWYTWMDVAVQSCGRLVHVDGCGSAELWQVGTRGWMWQCRAVAGWYTWMDVAVQSCGRLVHMDVAVQSCGRLVHVDGCGSAELWQVGTCLDSDRTRGNGLQLRQVRLGWVLGGSFSPRGGDALNRLPKEGWMPHPCRHSRPGWMRLWAAWAAGWCPCTQQGVGADGHCGPFQPRPCYESMIIWVLMVPLRVLTAPYKSL; translated from the coding sequence ATGTTTAATCTTTGTAAATTATGTATTACCAATTTTAACATTGGATGTAATtgcataaaaagaaagaagaagaaaaaagaaaaaaaaagaaaaaaaaaaaaaaaagcctgcatcTCAATCCTGAGAgagtctagtattaaatggaaAATCTTTTCCTATCGATGGCTTTGTGGGGTGTTCTTTGGCACGTCCCCCCTCCGCCTGCAGtgcctcccccttcccttcccctccccccccatcgCGCCGTGCCCCACAGTAATGGCTCTGGATGTGTCTCTTACAGATCTGCACTGCGAGGGCAGCGatcactgctggctgtgctcagccccaggcAGAGGGACAGCGTTGGTAGGCAGCTGTGGCAGGTTGGTACACGTGGATGGATgtggcagtgcagagctgtggcaggTTGGTACACGTGGATGGATgtggcagtgcagagctgtggcaggTTGGTACACGTGGATGGATgtggcagtgcagagctgtggcaggTTGGTACACGTGGATGGATgtggcagtgcagagctgtggcaggTTGGTACACGTGGATGGATgtggcagtgcagagctgtggcaggTTGGTACACGTGGATGGATgtggcagtgcagagctgtggcaggTTGGTACACATGGATgtggcagtgcagagctgtggcaggTTGGTACACGTGGATGGATgtggcagtgcagagctgtggcaggTTGGTACGTGTttggatagcgataggacaagggggaatgggcTTCAACTGAGGCAGGTGAGGTTAGGTTGggtgttaggaggaagtttttcacccagaggtggtgacgcactgaacaggttgcccaaggaggggtggatgccccatccctgcaggcattccaggccaggctggatgcggctctgggcagcctgggctgctggttggtgtccctgcacacagcagggggttggagctgatggtcattgtggtccttttcaacccaggccatgctatgaGTCAATGATTATATGGGTCCTAATGGTGCCCTTACGGGTCCTAACAGCACCCTACAAGTCCTTATAG